A segment of the Zalophus californianus isolate mZalCal1 chromosome 15, mZalCal1.pri.v2, whole genome shotgun sequence genome:
CCTCTTTGAGTTGCCCTCTTGGTAGCCAAGTGGCCAGgacagggtcctgggctcgaggcCGGTCTGCTTCTGCTTGCATTCATAGGCTGGAATGTACTTTTTGACCTTCTGGAGCCTGTGTGCCCATACTGAGTTGCTGAGCTGCCCTTGGAGACACCCTTgttcagggtcagggtcaggctTCTGCCCTCCCTTCACTGGCTGACCTCAGCCAAGCAGTGGGGCCCCTGGATGCCCTGGGCTTTCAGGGGTTAAATCCAGGGTGGGCTCCATTCTGAGGCCAGGTTGGAGAGACTGGCCAGGGCTCCTGTTCCTGCATTAGAGTGGAAGGTTCTCTTGGAACTGCTCTTGAACAGAGCCAAGTTCACCAGCTCCCAATCCGGTAACATGCAGGCCAATCAGAGTCACCTCCAAACCAGCTGGGAAAGTTAGTAATATTGACAAAAAGCTGGAGGAGAGGACACAGGTGGACACAGCAATGCATCCTCTTGGTAAGAGCCCTTGGTGctctttcactttaaaaaacCCCTTGAAAGTCCCCACTTGACAGTCGGGCAACTGGGTCCTGGGAGCAGGAATAAGAATTGCCTTTGAAGGAAATGGATAATCCCAGGGGgtagagggggagaagaagagaaaagaaagcctgTGTTTTGAGCTCAGAATCAGCTCTGATTTCTCGCCTGATCTCCACTACTTGCTTAGTGGAGCCAGACTAGCttcctgaccccccacccccgaccccggAGAGCAGCAGCGCCCGCCGGCTGAAGCACTCACCCTGTGTACCTTTCAGCTTGCTGAGACCCTTCCTGTGTCACCACCCAAGCCCGGTTATCCAGTCCCTGCTCAGCTCAGGGGGACCCAGGAGAATTCCAGGGAGACTGGAGGCGGGACACTCAGAGGGGAGACTTTCGGCTTTGGCTTTTCCTTTACCCTGaccacccagcccccagcccccagccttggGGTCCCTTTCCCAGGTGATCTGGTTACGGGGTGGTAAGGGCAGAGCAGTAGGAGCTTCCCCTGCAGGGACTGGGTGCCCTGGCTGAAGGCCAGCCCAGCGGAGACTTTCTGGAGTCAGGTATACAGCGAAGGCTGCTCCGGGTGCTCTCCAGTACCCTGAGTCTGAGCACCCTGAAGCCAGGCTTTCTTCTTACCGGTTTTTAGGGAACCACGTTTGATTCTAGGGGGCCGGGTGGTCTGCTTTTTCCCTGACTTGGTGGCTAAATAGGCTGCTGTTTGCAGACCCTGCCATCTCTCAACTGAATGCAGCCTTTAGGAAAATGAAGAAGTCCCTTGCTCACAAGGTTTCCTGCAGCTTCCCCAGCTCTCTTGCCCCAAAGTGCAGAACTTCAGGACCAGCAGGAGGCCTCTGGGAGCTCTGTAAacaggcagacttttttttttttttttttttgtaaatctctGGACTAAATATTCTCAGACATACATTTAATCCCTGATGAAAGGATCCACAAATTCAAATAATTTGGGGTATTAAGAAGGACTTGGATAAAATCtgcccaaaagaaaaaaaaaacccacaaagatcCCAGCCCCCCAAGGCTTGCAAGTCTAGACTTAGAGGGTGAGTGGTGGGTTCCGCAGGAGCCCTTTGCTTATTTAAACTAATGAGTGTCAATTATGGCATTTTGCAAATTGGTGAATTGGCAAACAAAGAGGTAATATAACCCAGGAGGCTCTAGCATCTCTGCACAATGGAAACCACATTGGACTCCAGCCCTGATAATCTCCCTGCCTTCAGGGGAGTGCTGGGGAGAAGGTGGGCCCTTGGCCTGCCCTCCAGGGACTCCCAGGTAGGAAGCCTGCCAGGATTCTtttgtggttgccagggtttaAGGTGAATGTGAGGGGAGAAGATtgcaggagggggaagagggaagggggcagCATTCCCCTGGGGAACTACAGTGGCTCCTGGGACAAGGGAGAGCCTGGAGGCtcctgcttccccctcctccttccctgagtAAAGAGGGCTTTCTTAGTTGGCCCTGGAGGAGTTTATTTTGCAGAGATTAACTGGGAACCCCAGTACCTTGGACTGAAACAATTCTCTCGTGggattaatatattttatcttcaaatgCCTGAGCAAGGGGCTGTTTCTTTTAATTCCCCAGTCTCCTAGGGTCCAGCTCTCTATGGCTGCATTTGCCCTCGGGCCCTATGGAAGCTGGGCCTACCCCCAGAGCTCACTGTGCTGCTCAAGAGCTCTTAGCAAGGATGCCCCTGTGACTCGTCCCATGGCTCTTGATCCTAAACATCGTTCCACCACCTTAACCCTCAGCCGTGGACCCATACACACATGTATCCCCAAGGTCCAGCAGGATCGTAACAAACTGCCCTGTTTTCACTACCTCTTCTAGGGAAACCGGTCAGCCTGAGCTACAGATGTCCTTGCCGATTCTTCGAGAGCCACATTGCCAGAGCCAACGTCAAGCATCTCAAAATCCTCAACACTCCGAACTGTGCCCTTCAGATCGTGTAAGTCTGAACATCATTTTCAGGAGTGTTGCATCTTAGTGGGTATAGTAACCCCTAACGCAAAACTTGTAAAAGCTAGAGAATCGACACACATGCTGAACGGCCAGCCTTGAACCTGGCATAATGAGAGGCAGCTGTGATTACCAGGAGGCCTTTGGGTGTGCTACCAGGCAGGAGTTTCAAAAACCACTCTTCCCTTGGCGCCCTGTTGTGCTCCtggttcttgcctccttttttttttctttcccaaatttcCTCCTTTAGCACAATAGATGACAGTACAGTGGGATGCCTCCAGACCAGAGAAGCAAGGAGTTTCTGCTGAAGTCCCATAAATTGGACAGCCCTCTGCCCATCACGGTGGTTTGTCCTGCCAGGTTCCAGGTTTCAGTGTTCTAAATCCATCCTTCATCACATAGTGGAATCTCACAAGACCCCAATTTAGGTTAAGTGGTCTTTAACCGTTGGGTAAAACTCAAACTTTTCAGCTCACTTAACTGCTTTTTCTCAAACACGACACATGAATTTTTGTTCTTGCTGGTGTTGATGTCAACTGCTGATGTTTGATGTCATTTGTGTGGGaaaggagacaaatgaaaatgacaccTAGAGAACACATGAGAACCTCTCGCCCGGGGTGCAGGAAGCTGGGTGAGGTTCAGCAAGAGAGCCTCGCACAGCTGCTCATTGCTTGGCCCCGGTGAGCTCTAATGCACCGTGCTTGCACCCAGCGAGTATGGTCACGTGTCCTGACGCAGGGGTGCTGAGGCTCAGGGTCTTTTATGAGGAGCTCACCTCCTGAAAAGTCCCAGTGCTGAGAATGGGGTGGGGACACAGCAGTGGGAAGGCAAGCTGCAACTTCCTGAAGGCTTTGCTCCCCAACGCCAACTGTTTTAAGTtcgattttgtcttttttttttttttgccagcctTAGCTCTCTTGAATGTGTTTGTCATTTAAAGGATGTTTTAGGCCACTGGAAGATGAATGTTTTGTCAATGACTTTGCTTACAATAAAATACTCTCCTTTGAGAAGTATTTTATCAGATACTGAATTTAGCTCCATAGACCTGCTCTGCAGTTCAGATTACACCGGTGCACATGCTAGGAATGCACcttgaagtgaaagaagccagatataatTTGCGGGTCTGGGCAGACACAGAATCACACCCTTCCTCTGTGCATGTCAGTCACTTCACAGGCAGGCTGCATGATTCCCCTGGGTGTCCCCAAGCCACTGTGCTGGCCTAAGTTGTCCTCACACACCCATGAGTGGCTGGGCAGGGGAGTCCTCAGGCTGCTTGAGGTTACTGGTACCCAGGGCTTGATGGAGGGGGACCTGGAGATAAGTCCAGTCTGCCCCCAGGAGGTGTCGGGTGAGGAGGTGTGACTGGAGCCGAGTAGTGGGAGGTCAGTGccctgtgattttttaaaaaacaaatgcaacCATGGAGCATTCAGTGAACCTGTAAAATCTCTCTGGAAATCACTTTCTGGCAAATTACCTgcactgtccctcccccactgtcctgtcaccctcccccacactgtcccctcccccactgtcctgtcaccctcccccacactgtccctccctcactgtcctgtcaccctcccccacactgtccctcccccactgtcctgtcaccctcccccacactgtccctcccccactgtcctGTCACCCCCACCCgcactgtccctcccccactgtcctgtcaccctcccccacactgtccctcccccactgtcctGTCACCCCCACCCgcactgtccctcccccactgtcctgtcaccctcccccacactgtccctcccccactgtcctGTCACCCTCCCCCACACTGTCCCGCCCCCACTGTCCTGTCACCCCCCCACCCgcactgtccctcccccactgtcctgtcaccctcccccacactgtccctcccccactgtcctgtcaccctcccccacactgtccctcccccactgtcctgtcaccctcccccacactgtccctcccccactgtcctgtcaccctccccctcactgtccctcccccactgtcctGTCACCCCCACCCgcactgtccctcccccactgtcctGTCACCCTCCCCCACACTGTCTCTGCCTTTGTCCCTCTCCAGCCTAAGTCCCCATAATCTTGCAGAGAAAGTCCCACTCTTTCGCGCTGACATCTGGCCACCTGCTTCTCGGGCAGCTCATCTTCCTGCACATCCTCCGTGCACTTACCCCCTTTGATGCCCTTGCTCTTGCTTTTCCCTACCCCCTTATTACAGTTGCCCAGCTCCTCCGCATCCTTCAGAGGCCAACTCAGATGTTCCCTGGTGTGCGCTCTCCCCAGACTCCCCGGTGAAGACACATTCCACCTTCCCGTATCTCTGCAGTATGACTTGGCCCACTGCTGGGGACGTGTTTCCCCACCTTGAGTTCTGTCCTGACCCCGAGCCTGCCCCACGTGGGGCCCTGGTGCTCGTGAGGGCCCTGACGTGGGTGTCTGATGAGCCAGGGCCCAGATCACGACAACGCCTCCTTCCGTTCAGCGGCACACTGTGGTCTCCTCTCTTTTGGCAGGGCAAGGCTGAAGAACAACAACAGACAAGTGTGCATTGACCCGAAATTGAAGTGGATTCAGGAGTACCTGGAGAAAGCTTTAAACAAGTAAGCACAACAGCCAAAAAGGACTTTCCGCTAGATCCACTTGAGGAAAGCTAACACCGTATGGCAGATGGAAGGGCGAGGTGTGGGGGAGGCTGACCTGGATGGGGAGGACCAGGtgcctgttggggggggggggggtagcgcACTGACCTGGGAATGGGCTTGAGGTTTGCCCAGCATGTAGACATCCGCATTTATAGCGTCTGGTACGATCCTGCAGCTTCTAGTCCCCCGTGCCCCAGACCCTTGTGCATTGGCTGTTTTACAACTGGGGTTTTTCTAAGAAATCATGTTGTCGCAACAGCATTTCCCGCTGTCAGCTCTCTCCCGATCATCGCAATTCTCATCATtcccattatcttttttttaaaatcagtgatTACTTCAAGATCTGTATTTGGTTTGCTTTGGAACTTTTCTTCCTTGCCCCCCGGGGCATCTGGGCACAGTCAGGTGATGGCCAAGCATGGAGCTCAGGAAAGTCTCCTTCCTCCAGACTCAGCAGGCTTGGAGGAAGGCTCTGGGTGGCCTCCGCAAGGGGTGCCCCTCCGGGAATGACACCCCCCAGGTGACTCGGATACTGGCCAGTGCTAGGCAGCGGCCAccgcccccacctcctctctccagCTCAGGGGTTGGATCTGTAGGCTCCACGTAGAAGCTACTGTCACTGGGGACTGTGCCTCAGAGACCACCCTCCCGGCCATTCCCAGGCCTCTCCGTGCCTCCAGTAGCATGCTTTCCTCTTGCTTCTGACTTCTCATTTCTGTACACGCTccatggggaggagggtggtTGCCCGGAGCGctgccctgcagccccctcctccctttgccctccccctcctgctcaggCCCTCTGTGAGAATCTTCTCTGGCCTTCTCCAGAATGGGGCTGGCcctctcctggggtggggggagggggttggaaggTCATGTCTCCGCCTTCCCTCGAAAGGCCGGGTCTTTGCAGAATCAAATGCAATTTTCAATCTGAGAACTTGTTTTGAGGAATTCGGTTTCTGTGGTTGCCTCTGAGGCTTATATAGGCCACGGAGGCCCTACAAACTCTGAGGTCTCTGAAATCagaaagtgaacaaaataaatgaataaatgagcctCTTGCCACGAACACCTCCTCCTGAAACCACAGCAGGGTTTCAGTTTCCAATCAGAAACGTTGGCAAGGTGACATTTCCATGCATAAATGTGATCCACAGATGGGCCTGGTGGTATTTGTATACTTTTTGCAAggcatttttttatatattttttgtgcacatttttttttacgtttctttagaaaacaaatgtatttcagaatatatttataGTCAAACAATTCATATATATGAAGTGGAGCCATATGAATGTCAGTAGGTTACATTTCTCTATTATCTTGAACTACTGGCAATttgtaaagaaatatatatgatcTATAAATGTGATTACAGCTTTTTAATGTTAGCCACAGTGTATTTTTTCACTTGTACTAAAATTGTATCAAATGTGACATTATATGCACTAGCAATAAATGCTAATTGTTTCATGGTATCAACCTCCTACTGTATGTGGGAATTTATTTACCGGAAGTAAAAATCCATCAGCTGTTAGACAATGGGGCTCAGGTACATTTGTGGAGTTGATGAAGATAAGGTGGCCTGCCGGTCAGGTGCCTTAGATCCCTCCTGCCGACTTCGCTTGTGAGCGTGGGCCTTGCTCAGGAGCAGATTAGAGCTGCAACTCAagtttttgtgcctttttttttttttaacccagtggAAACAGCAGTGCTAGTCTTCTGAAGAATAATATTTGACTCactaatttctcttctccttcctcctcttccttggtTCTCCTAACATCCCCACGTAATCTCCAGAGACTCAACTCTCATAATATCCAGCTTTCACATTTTCCCATGTAAAAATCCCATAATCCCAGGCCATGGTTAATAGCAAGCTTTCACGGGAACAGGTGGCCTTACCCCATAAATCATTAAATACCATTCAGCTTGAATCATTTTAATGTGACAATCATGAGCCAGTTGCTCTAATCAAATTCTGCTAACCagctctctcccttgctctccagAACAATCCCAGTCATTCCAAGGGGTGTCCCCAGGCATCCAGAAAGGAGAAGGTGGGATCAGGCCCgccttctttttcctctcctggaTGGCCGCCTGAATGCAAAGCATGATTCGATTTGAAATGCAGGTATTTTTTTGTAGCTACAGCAGAGTTCAGCTCTGCGCTGAGAAGGAAGGAATCCAGAGGAGATGGGATTGAGGTGAGTTAGAAGGCCAAGTCCAGCCTGGCCCAGGGCGTGACTTCACACCCTTTCAGATGTGAATGCCCTTCAGGGTTGGAAGCCTCAGGCGATAGCTGGAGCCAGGGCCAGGCTGGTATCCGTGTGGCCCATGGCTGTAACCCAGTTCCCAGATGTTCTGGAAGGCCAGCTAACATTTTTCATTGAATTGGGGAAAatgtctgatttattttaatgaagtactGATGGACGGTGCTTTGCCCAGGGGCCTCCAGGCCTAAGACTGAAGACAAAGTTAAACAGACACCCAGGGCAGTGTTAAAAAATTGTGCAGACTGAAACAGACCCCTGTGTATTTCAACATCATTAATGGTTCTACTAATTTTATCTAAGGGGcgcagagaagaaaaaatgggggaaaagagaaaagataggaaaaaagaagcgacagaagaagagaaaggctgctcagaaaaggaaaaactagttATCTGCCACTTCGAGATGGACCGCAGTGCACGCTGCTCTTGTCTCCCCGGCGCTTTGTAAATTTGCTCTAACCCTCCTCCAGggccagaccccccccccccaccccccccccccgccttctgCGCAGGGGCTCAGACCTCCATGGAGGAGTAGCGTTCCTGTGGCCGCACAGGCTCCtgtatttatgtgtgtttttcaGGCCCTTTCTGGTCTGCTAAGGTTATGAAGAAAGTAGTTGTGCAGAGACTGGGGCTGCGGTCTGGGACGAGGGAGACTCTGCTCGGGGCTCGGGAGTGGCCCAGGTCTCTCCAGCCTTGCCCTGGGctgcctcccaccctgccctccaCTCCTCTCTCAGAAGGGCTCCGGAGCCCACCCGGCTCCACACACTCAAAATCTGCCTTCCTGCTGAGGCCAGGGTGTGGCTGCCTGGCTGCACAGAGCCATTGCTAGCCCAGCAGTGGGAGCCTCGGCCAGCAAGGGACATgcacctcctgccctccccttgACCGCTGCCGGTGCCACCCGTCACCGCCTTCATGGGGCAGCTGTGGCCATGCCTTTTGCAGGTGCTAACTGACTCTTTTTTCCCAAGTGCCTGCTGCCTGGCCCTCCACCCCTCTGCGGTCTGCGGTGGGACTTGTCCAGCAGCCCCTCCCTAGGCCCGAGGCTGTGAGAGCGGCTTTACCTCTGAGCAGGGGTGGTTTCTGCACACCCGGTGGGGAAAGTAGGTGGGAGTTCCACATTCCCAGGGAGCAGCTGTGGAAAATACTTCTCAGGGAGCCTCTGGGCCAGGCAATTCACTTTATAGATTCTTTAAACGGGTCCCTGACGTGGAGGAACTGTGTGAAGGGCCTATCCCCACCCGCTTTCTGCCGGGAGAGGCTCTGTGACCCTGTGTGATTAGGTTCCAGGACACAGCTGCCTCAGTCCTCACTCATGGGAAATAATCTGCTTAAAGTGAACATGGTGTTCTAGAAAGTTCTAGAACTTTCCTCATAGCACCCACAGATTATGTCTAAGATTTCTTGCCTAGTCGCTCTAATTTGGATCAGAAGGAGGGGGGGTCACGTGGGAGAGCCAGGCCCTGATTTCAATAGTACTTGGAAAAAGAACACCTCAAATATCTGGACtgttctccccaccctcctgtcCCTCATAAACATTCATCCTGCACCCCAGGCCCTTGGTCATCATTCAGTATGTGGACCCAGAAAGATGAAGTGGTTGGAGGACAGAACAGGTGGAATCAGGAGAAGAAAATCCAAGGTCCCCGCCCGTCAGACTGCCCTGGAGCACTGGTCCCTCATGCTTTAGTGCCCTCCTCTGGGACAGCAGCGTAGAGCACTGGGGGCATTCCTTCTCTCCACTAAAGAAGTGTCCTGCTAGGGCGCTGCAGCCAAAGACCTTTTAGTCACCATCGCCCGTCCCTTTTATCCGGCTGACTCGCAGCCTGCGCCCCTCTCACCAGCCCTGGGCTTAGCAGGCCTGTTCCCAGGCGTGCGGAAGGCACCCTCCCCGCCTCGGAAGGCACTGGGCTGTTGCTGGTCTGCCCAGGGCTGCAGTCTTCTGTGGAGGCCAGCAGTGGGCCTGGTCTGGGGGACCTTGGCTGGGGTAGTCCTCCTCTGACAAAAGCACCCCGGAGCCGGTCAGACCTGTGGCCCCAtgctctcccttcttcctgcagCAGGATCAGCACATCTCTGTGCCTAGAGAGGGGTGGCAGGTCCATCCTGGACACCATGGAGGGCTGCTTGCCATCTAGCCGTGGGGGGTCAAGCTGTGGCTGCCCTGAGGTGACAGGCTGCTTTCTGCAGTGCTCAGGACAGCAGAGCCTCCCCCTCCTGCTGGGGGAGCTGGGGCTGTGGGGACTAAGACAGTTGGCCCAAGGTTAAGAAAAGCAAACAAGCTCAGTCCTGTGGCCCTCACTGTATCTGACAAGCCAGCGTGGGGCCCTGGAAGAGTGGAGAGCCGGCCTCCATTCTGTTGTGGGTTGAAACTAGGCAGCGCTCACGCAGCTGGGCCAAGTGAACGGCACTGGGTCCCGGCGCTGCCCGGGGCCACCCCCGCTGTTGCTGGCCAAGAGACCCCGGGGCCAGTCGGGAGGGCAGGGGGTCGATGGAGGTGGTTGATGGTGCCAAGGCCTCGGAGGAGCAGGCAGCCTCCTCCAGGCTCCGGGTGAGACGGGGCCACGCTCGGGCGGGGGGCTGGCAGCCCTCCATGGGTGCTGGGCCCCGGCGGGGTGCCCCGCCTGCCCTGTCGTGTGAGCACTGTGCCATGCTGTCTGTCCGTGTGCTCTTGTTCATCTGCTGTGCCCCGTGCTGCCTGCGCCCATCTGTCTTCTCCACTTCCCACCTTCCACCCGTCCCTCCGCTTCAGCCCCCTGCTGCCTCTCACCACGCTCCCCCTTCCCAGGGCCTCGGAAGGGAGGCACACGCCGGCGATTTGGAAGTCAGGAGTTGGGAGCCCTGCCGCCGCGGGGCTCGGCGTCTCAGGCGAGCGACCTGGCCGCTGTGGGAACCCGCCTTAAtggtctctccctctgttcttgtTAACAGGAGGTTCAAGATGTGAGAGGCGCAGGTGGGGTCAGACGCCTGAGGAAGCCTTACAGTAGGAGCCCGGGTCTGAAAGCAGTGTTAGGAAGAGCCCGCAGTGGCTCCCCTGCACCCAGGCAGGGCCCAGTGCATTTCCAAGGGCTTCGTTTTGCACAGTTTGCCTTACTTTCACCATTTGATTATGTAGCAAAATATATGGTGTTTATTCTTCGTTTAGTTTGATTATCCAATGTCACTGGTGACAGATAGAAACTTACACTAAGGCCATTATTTTACTTGCTTTCTTATAATATCTTCCCCATGGAGCCCCTTGCCTGGCCAGCGGTTCCTGAGTGTTGTATCTCCCTGAGCTGTGCAGGCTGGGACCCCCGATCATACTGTCCTAGGATGGAGAGCCACCAGGAGGTATCAGAGCCAGTCGGCCTGGGCCAAACCCTAGTGAAGGCTGCCCCGtgcagggggtggaggagggttAGGTTTAGAGGGCCAGGCAGGAGCTTCACCCTTACCCAGAGTGAGGGCTGGGGTCTTCCCTTTCGGTGAGCATGGCAGAGCTTCCCCGAGCTGAGGCAGGCAGGAGTGTGAGGCCAAGGTAGGGGGAGATGCACCCCTCATCCTCAGCTCTTCTCTACATCCCATCACGTTCTTcccatcattctctctctcatccaTCATCATGTGTATCCAAGACTGTCTCCATCACCCCGGAAAAAGACTCTCTCAAGACTAAAGCTTTAATTTAAACTGGGCACCAAGAAGCAAATCAAAATGTCTCGTGTTACCCGGTTCTGAAAACACTGTGCACATCTGTGTCTTGTTCGGAATATTGTCTGTTGTCCAATCCTGCGTTCTTGTTCAAAGCCAGTGTCCTCGCTGTGTGCAGTCAGCTCCTTGTatgcaaaggctcagaggcagGAGATGCCTTTTGACCAGGTTTCTGATTAGGGCTGTGAGCCTCTCGGGTGGGCAACCTGGGTTTCTCCACTGATCACAAACCCAGGATGGATCCGCAGAGCCCAAGGGAATTCGGTTTGCAGCAGTGTTGACCTGGGAGGTA
Coding sequences within it:
- the CXCL12 gene encoding stromal cell-derived factor 1 isoform X3, whose translation is MNAKVVVVLAIVLVALCLSDGKPVSLSYRCPCRFFESHIARANVKHLKILNTPNCALQIVARLKNNNRQVCIDPKLKWIQEYLEKALNKRFKM
- the CXCL12 gene encoding stromal cell-derived factor 1 isoform X2, whose amino-acid sequence is MNAKVVVVLAIVLVALCLSDGKPVSLSYRCPCRFFESHIARANVKHLKILNTPNCALQIVARLKNNNRQVCIDPKLKWIQEYLEKALNKGRREEKMGEKRKDRKKEATEEEKGCSEKEKLVICHFEMDRSARCSCLPGAL